Proteins from a genomic interval of Lathamus discolor isolate bLatDis1 chromosome 19, bLatDis1.hap1, whole genome shotgun sequence:
- the PFKFB2 gene encoding 6-phosphofructo-2-kinase/fructose-2,6-bisphosphatase 2 isoform X1, with protein sequence MSAARHGGGPRGRPGALRGGEKQCSWASYMTNSPTLIVMIGLPARGKTYVSKKLTRYLNWIGVPTKVFNLGVYRREAVKSYKSYDFFRHDNKEAMEIRKRCALVALQDVKAYLLEECGQIAVFDATNTTRERRDLILSFAKENAFKVFFVESVCDDPEVIAANILEVKVSSPDYPERNRENVMDDFLKRIECYKVTYQPLDPDAYDKDLSFIKVINVGQRFLVNRVQDYIQSKIVYYLMNIHVQPRTIYLCRHGESEYNLVGKIGGDSGLSPRGKQFAQALKKFIEEQEIVDLKVWTSQLKRTIQTAESLGVMYEQWKILNEIDAGVCEEMTYGEIEVKYPDEFALRDQEKYLYRYPGGESYQDLVQRLEPVIMELERQGNVLVISHQAVMRCLLAYFLDKSADELPYLRCPLHTILKLTPVAYGCKVETITLNVEAVNTHRDKPCLNSNKLPAGQSPVRMRRNSFTPRASADTVKRPRHYSVGSKPLDLVGPFPSLEARDGADQQQLQVEVQVVPSLCFPSPPSPAAVSGSVWNAAHSQGLGFRVRILLD encoded by the exons ATGTCGGCGGCGCGGCACGGCGGCGGCCCGCGGGGCAGGCCCGGGGCTCTGCGCGGCGGAGAGAAGCAGTGCT CATGGGCTTCCTACATGACCAACTCCCCAACGCTGATCGTGATGATCGGCCTGCCCGCACGCGGCAAGACCTACGTGTCCAAGAAGCTCACCCGCTACCTCAACTGGATCGGGGTGCCCACCAAAG TGTTTAACTTAGGAGTGTATCGCCGGGAAGCGGTGAAGTCTTACAAGTCCTATGACTTCTTCAGGCACGACAACAAGGAAGCCATGGAAATCCGCAA GCGATGTGCCTTGGTGGCTCTACAAGACGTGAAGGCATATCTCTTGGAGGAGTGTGGGCAAATAGCT GTGTTTGATGCGACCAACACCACTCGAGAAAGACGGGACCTGATACTAAGTTTTgctaaagaaaatgctttcaag GTGTTTTTTGTGGAGTCCGTCTGTGACGATCCAGAAGTCATTGCTGCCAATATCCTG GAGGTGAAGGTTTCCAGCCCTGACTACCCAGAGAGAAACAGGGAGAACGTGATGGATGATTTCCTGAAGAGGATAGAGTGCTACAAGGTCACTTACCAGCCTCTGGATCCTGATGCCTATGACAA AGATCTTTCCTTCATTAAAGTGATCAATGTGGGACAGCGGTTCCTAGTAAACAGAGTCCAAGATTACATCCAGAGTAAAATCGTCTATTACCTAATGAACATTCATGTCCAGCCGCGTACCATCTACCTTTGCCGACATGGTGAGAGTGAATATAATCTTGTTGGCAAGATTGGTGGGGATTCTGGTCTGTCACCTCGTGGCAAGCAG TTTGCTCAGGCGCTGAAGAAGTTCATTGAAGAGCAGGAAATCGTTGACCTGAAGGTGTGGACGAGCCAGCTGAAAAGGACGATCCAGACGGCCGAGTCCCTGGGGGTCATGTACGAGCAGTGGAAGATTCTCAACGAGATCGATGCT GGGGTATGTGAAGAAATGACCTATGGAGAAATTGAAGTCAAGTATCCAGATGAGTTTGCATTGAGAGATCAGGAGAAATACCTTTATCGCTATCCTGGAGGCGAG tcctACCAGGACTTGGTCCAGCGCCTGGAGCCGGTAATTATGGAGCTGGAAAGACAAGGCAACGTCCTCGTCATCTCCCACCAGGCGGTTATGAGGTGCCTGTTGGCTTATTTTCTTGACAAGAGTGCAG ATGAGCTGCCCTACCTGCGATGCCCTCTCCATACCATTCTGAAGCTCACACCTGTGGCATATG GCTGTAAAGTGGAGACAATCACCCTGAACGTGGAAGCAGTGAACACCCACCGTGACAAACCCTGTCTGAACTCA AACAAGCTTCCTGCCGGCCAAAGCCCTGTCAGGATGAGAAGGAACAGCTTTACGCCGCGGGCCAGCGCGGACACGGTAAAGCGCCCGCGCCATTACAGCGTTGGGAGCAAACCTCTCGACCTCGTGGGGCCTTTCCCATCCTTGGAAGCTCGAGATGGGGCcgaccagcagcagctgcaagtTGAGGTCCAGGTGGTACCTTCTCTGTGTTTCCCTTCCCCACCATCACCCGCAGCTGTCAGTGGTTCTGTCTGGAATGCAGCCCATTCCCAGGGTCTTGGTTTCCGTGTAAGAATCCTCCTGGATTAG
- the PFKFB2 gene encoding 6-phosphofructo-2-kinase/fructose-2,6-bisphosphatase 2 isoform X2, with protein MSAARHGGGPRGRPGALRGGEKQCSWASYMTNSPTLIVMIGLPARGKTYVSKKLTRYLNWIGVPTKVFNLGVYRREAVKSYKSYDFFRHDNKEAMEIRKRCALVALQDVKAYLLEECGQIAVFDATNTTRERRDLILSFAKENAFKVFFVESVCDDPEVIAANILEVKVSSPDYPERNRENVMDDFLKRIECYKVTYQPLDPDAYDKDLSFIKVINVGQRFLVNRVQDYIQSKIVYYLMNIHVQPRTIYLCRHGESEYNLVGKIGGDSGLSPRGKQFAQALKKFIEEQEIVDLKVWTSQLKRTIQTAESLGVMYEQWKILNEIDAGVCEEMTYGEIEVKYPDEFALRDQEKYLYRYPGGESYQDLVQRLEPVIMELERQGNVLVISHQAVMRCLLAYFLDKSADELPYLRCPLHTILKLTPVAYGCKVETITLNVEAVNTHRDKPCLNSNKLPAGQSPVRMRRNSFTPRASADTVKRPRHYSVGSKPLDLVGPFPSLEARDGADQQQLQVEVQPQGGIACLEPSASITHEPLASPSTSE; from the exons ATGTCGGCGGCGCGGCACGGCGGCGGCCCGCGGGGCAGGCCCGGGGCTCTGCGCGGCGGAGAGAAGCAGTGCT CATGGGCTTCCTACATGACCAACTCCCCAACGCTGATCGTGATGATCGGCCTGCCCGCACGCGGCAAGACCTACGTGTCCAAGAAGCTCACCCGCTACCTCAACTGGATCGGGGTGCCCACCAAAG TGTTTAACTTAGGAGTGTATCGCCGGGAAGCGGTGAAGTCTTACAAGTCCTATGACTTCTTCAGGCACGACAACAAGGAAGCCATGGAAATCCGCAA GCGATGTGCCTTGGTGGCTCTACAAGACGTGAAGGCATATCTCTTGGAGGAGTGTGGGCAAATAGCT GTGTTTGATGCGACCAACACCACTCGAGAAAGACGGGACCTGATACTAAGTTTTgctaaagaaaatgctttcaag GTGTTTTTTGTGGAGTCCGTCTGTGACGATCCAGAAGTCATTGCTGCCAATATCCTG GAGGTGAAGGTTTCCAGCCCTGACTACCCAGAGAGAAACAGGGAGAACGTGATGGATGATTTCCTGAAGAGGATAGAGTGCTACAAGGTCACTTACCAGCCTCTGGATCCTGATGCCTATGACAA AGATCTTTCCTTCATTAAAGTGATCAATGTGGGACAGCGGTTCCTAGTAAACAGAGTCCAAGATTACATCCAGAGTAAAATCGTCTATTACCTAATGAACATTCATGTCCAGCCGCGTACCATCTACCTTTGCCGACATGGTGAGAGTGAATATAATCTTGTTGGCAAGATTGGTGGGGATTCTGGTCTGTCACCTCGTGGCAAGCAG TTTGCTCAGGCGCTGAAGAAGTTCATTGAAGAGCAGGAAATCGTTGACCTGAAGGTGTGGACGAGCCAGCTGAAAAGGACGATCCAGACGGCCGAGTCCCTGGGGGTCATGTACGAGCAGTGGAAGATTCTCAACGAGATCGATGCT GGGGTATGTGAAGAAATGACCTATGGAGAAATTGAAGTCAAGTATCCAGATGAGTTTGCATTGAGAGATCAGGAGAAATACCTTTATCGCTATCCTGGAGGCGAG tcctACCAGGACTTGGTCCAGCGCCTGGAGCCGGTAATTATGGAGCTGGAAAGACAAGGCAACGTCCTCGTCATCTCCCACCAGGCGGTTATGAGGTGCCTGTTGGCTTATTTTCTTGACAAGAGTGCAG ATGAGCTGCCCTACCTGCGATGCCCTCTCCATACCATTCTGAAGCTCACACCTGTGGCATATG GCTGTAAAGTGGAGACAATCACCCTGAACGTGGAAGCAGTGAACACCCACCGTGACAAACCCTGTCTGAACTCA AACAAGCTTCCTGCCGGCCAAAGCCCTGTCAGGATGAGAAGGAACAGCTTTACGCCGCGGGCCAGCGCGGACACGGTAAAGCGCCCGCGCCATTACAGCGTTGGGAGCAAACCTCTCGACCTCGTGGGGCCTTTCCCATCCTTGGAAGCTCGAGATGGGGCcgaccagcagcagctgcaagtTGAGGTCCAG
- the PFKFB2 gene encoding 6-phosphofructo-2-kinase/fructose-2,6-bisphosphatase 2 isoform X3: MSAARHGGGPRGRPGALRGGEKQCSWASYMTNSPTLIVMIGLPARGKTYVSKKLTRYLNWIGVPTKVFNLGVYRREAVKSYKSYDFFRHDNKEAMEIRKRCALVALQDVKAYLLEECGQIAVFDATNTTRERRDLILSFAKENAFKVFFVESVCDDPEVIAANILEVKVSSPDYPERNRENVMDDFLKRIECYKVTYQPLDPDAYDKDLSFIKVINVGQRFLVNRVQDYIQSKIVYYLMNIHVQPRTIYLCRHGESEYNLVGKIGGDSGLSPRGKQFAQALKKFIEEQEIVDLKVWTSQLKRTIQTAESLGVMYEQWKILNEIDAGVCEEMTYGEIEVKYPDEFALRDQEKYLYRYPGGESYQDLVQRLEPVIMELERQGNVLVISHQAVMRCLLAYFLDKSADELPYLRCPLHTILKLTPVAYGCKVETITLNVEAVNTHRDKPCLNSNKLPAGQSPVRMRRNSFTPRASADTVKRPRHYSVGSKPLDLVGPFPSLEARDGADQQQLQVEPQGGIACLEPSASITHEPLASPSTSE; the protein is encoded by the exons ATGTCGGCGGCGCGGCACGGCGGCGGCCCGCGGGGCAGGCCCGGGGCTCTGCGCGGCGGAGAGAAGCAGTGCT CATGGGCTTCCTACATGACCAACTCCCCAACGCTGATCGTGATGATCGGCCTGCCCGCACGCGGCAAGACCTACGTGTCCAAGAAGCTCACCCGCTACCTCAACTGGATCGGGGTGCCCACCAAAG TGTTTAACTTAGGAGTGTATCGCCGGGAAGCGGTGAAGTCTTACAAGTCCTATGACTTCTTCAGGCACGACAACAAGGAAGCCATGGAAATCCGCAA GCGATGTGCCTTGGTGGCTCTACAAGACGTGAAGGCATATCTCTTGGAGGAGTGTGGGCAAATAGCT GTGTTTGATGCGACCAACACCACTCGAGAAAGACGGGACCTGATACTAAGTTTTgctaaagaaaatgctttcaag GTGTTTTTTGTGGAGTCCGTCTGTGACGATCCAGAAGTCATTGCTGCCAATATCCTG GAGGTGAAGGTTTCCAGCCCTGACTACCCAGAGAGAAACAGGGAGAACGTGATGGATGATTTCCTGAAGAGGATAGAGTGCTACAAGGTCACTTACCAGCCTCTGGATCCTGATGCCTATGACAA AGATCTTTCCTTCATTAAAGTGATCAATGTGGGACAGCGGTTCCTAGTAAACAGAGTCCAAGATTACATCCAGAGTAAAATCGTCTATTACCTAATGAACATTCATGTCCAGCCGCGTACCATCTACCTTTGCCGACATGGTGAGAGTGAATATAATCTTGTTGGCAAGATTGGTGGGGATTCTGGTCTGTCACCTCGTGGCAAGCAG TTTGCTCAGGCGCTGAAGAAGTTCATTGAAGAGCAGGAAATCGTTGACCTGAAGGTGTGGACGAGCCAGCTGAAAAGGACGATCCAGACGGCCGAGTCCCTGGGGGTCATGTACGAGCAGTGGAAGATTCTCAACGAGATCGATGCT GGGGTATGTGAAGAAATGACCTATGGAGAAATTGAAGTCAAGTATCCAGATGAGTTTGCATTGAGAGATCAGGAGAAATACCTTTATCGCTATCCTGGAGGCGAG tcctACCAGGACTTGGTCCAGCGCCTGGAGCCGGTAATTATGGAGCTGGAAAGACAAGGCAACGTCCTCGTCATCTCCCACCAGGCGGTTATGAGGTGCCTGTTGGCTTATTTTCTTGACAAGAGTGCAG ATGAGCTGCCCTACCTGCGATGCCCTCTCCATACCATTCTGAAGCTCACACCTGTGGCATATG GCTGTAAAGTGGAGACAATCACCCTGAACGTGGAAGCAGTGAACACCCACCGTGACAAACCCTGTCTGAACTCA AACAAGCTTCCTGCCGGCCAAAGCCCTGTCAGGATGAGAAGGAACAGCTTTACGCCGCGGGCCAGCGCGGACACGGTAAAGCGCCCGCGCCATTACAGCGTTGGGAGCAAACCTCTCGACCTCGTGGGGCCTTTCCCATCCTTGGAAGCTCGAGATGGGGCcgaccagcagcagctgcaagtTGAG
- the PFKFB2 gene encoding 6-phosphofructo-2-kinase/fructose-2,6-bisphosphatase 2 isoform X4, whose product MSAARHGGGPRGRPGALRGGEKQCSWASYMTNSPTLIVMIGLPARGKTYVSKKLTRYLNWIGVPTKVFNLGVYRREAVKSYKSYDFFRHDNKEAMEIRKRCALVALQDVKAYLLEECGQIAVFDATNTTRERRDLILSFAKENAFKVFFVESVCDDPEVIAANILEVKVSSPDYPERNRENVMDDFLKRIECYKVTYQPLDPDAYDKDLSFIKVINVGQRFLVNRVQDYIQSKIVYYLMNIHVQPRTIYLCRHGESEYNLVGKIGGDSGLSPRGKQFAQALKKFIEEQEIVDLKVWTSQLKRTIQTAESLGVMYEQWKILNEIDAGVCEEMTYGEIEVKYPDEFALRDQEKYLYRYPGGESYQDLVQRLEPVIMELERQGNVLVISHQAVMRCLLAYFLDKSADELPYLRCPLHTILKLTPVAYGCKVETITLNVEAVNTHRDKPCLNSRMAGLTV is encoded by the exons ATGTCGGCGGCGCGGCACGGCGGCGGCCCGCGGGGCAGGCCCGGGGCTCTGCGCGGCGGAGAGAAGCAGTGCT CATGGGCTTCCTACATGACCAACTCCCCAACGCTGATCGTGATGATCGGCCTGCCCGCACGCGGCAAGACCTACGTGTCCAAGAAGCTCACCCGCTACCTCAACTGGATCGGGGTGCCCACCAAAG TGTTTAACTTAGGAGTGTATCGCCGGGAAGCGGTGAAGTCTTACAAGTCCTATGACTTCTTCAGGCACGACAACAAGGAAGCCATGGAAATCCGCAA GCGATGTGCCTTGGTGGCTCTACAAGACGTGAAGGCATATCTCTTGGAGGAGTGTGGGCAAATAGCT GTGTTTGATGCGACCAACACCACTCGAGAAAGACGGGACCTGATACTAAGTTTTgctaaagaaaatgctttcaag GTGTTTTTTGTGGAGTCCGTCTGTGACGATCCAGAAGTCATTGCTGCCAATATCCTG GAGGTGAAGGTTTCCAGCCCTGACTACCCAGAGAGAAACAGGGAGAACGTGATGGATGATTTCCTGAAGAGGATAGAGTGCTACAAGGTCACTTACCAGCCTCTGGATCCTGATGCCTATGACAA AGATCTTTCCTTCATTAAAGTGATCAATGTGGGACAGCGGTTCCTAGTAAACAGAGTCCAAGATTACATCCAGAGTAAAATCGTCTATTACCTAATGAACATTCATGTCCAGCCGCGTACCATCTACCTTTGCCGACATGGTGAGAGTGAATATAATCTTGTTGGCAAGATTGGTGGGGATTCTGGTCTGTCACCTCGTGGCAAGCAG TTTGCTCAGGCGCTGAAGAAGTTCATTGAAGAGCAGGAAATCGTTGACCTGAAGGTGTGGACGAGCCAGCTGAAAAGGACGATCCAGACGGCCGAGTCCCTGGGGGTCATGTACGAGCAGTGGAAGATTCTCAACGAGATCGATGCT GGGGTATGTGAAGAAATGACCTATGGAGAAATTGAAGTCAAGTATCCAGATGAGTTTGCATTGAGAGATCAGGAGAAATACCTTTATCGCTATCCTGGAGGCGAG tcctACCAGGACTTGGTCCAGCGCCTGGAGCCGGTAATTATGGAGCTGGAAAGACAAGGCAACGTCCTCGTCATCTCCCACCAGGCGGTTATGAGGTGCCTGTTGGCTTATTTTCTTGACAAGAGTGCAG ATGAGCTGCCCTACCTGCGATGCCCTCTCCATACCATTCTGAAGCTCACACCTGTGGCATATG GCTGTAAAGTGGAGACAATCACCCTGAACGTGGAAGCAGTGAACACCCACCGTGACAAACCCTGTCTGAACTCA
- the PFKFB2 gene encoding 6-phosphofructo-2-kinase/fructose-2,6-bisphosphatase 2 isoform X5: protein MTNSPTLIVMIGLPARGKTYVSKKLTRYLNWIGVPTKVFNLGVYRREAVKSYKSYDFFRHDNKEAMEIRKRCALVALQDVKAYLLEECGQIAVFDATNTTRERRDLILSFAKENAFKVFFVESVCDDPEVIAANILEVKVSSPDYPERNRENVMDDFLKRIECYKVTYQPLDPDAYDKDLSFIKVINVGQRFLVNRVQDYIQSKIVYYLMNIHVQPRTIYLCRHGESEYNLVGKIGGDSGLSPRGKQFAQALKKFIEEQEIVDLKVWTSQLKRTIQTAESLGVMYEQWKILNEIDAGVCEEMTYGEIEVKYPDEFALRDQEKYLYRYPGGESYQDLVQRLEPVIMELERQGNVLVISHQAVMRCLLAYFLDKSADELPYLRCPLHTILKLTPVAYGCKVETITLNVEAVNTHRDKPCLNSNKLPAGQSPVRMRRNSFTPRASADTVKRPRHYSVGSKPLDLVGPFPSLEARDGADQQQLQVEVQVVPSLCFPSPPSPAAVSGSVWNAAHSQGLGFRVRILLD, encoded by the exons ATGACCAACTCCCCAACGCTGATCGTGATGATCGGCCTGCCCGCACGCGGCAAGACCTACGTGTCCAAGAAGCTCACCCGCTACCTCAACTGGATCGGGGTGCCCACCAAAG TGTTTAACTTAGGAGTGTATCGCCGGGAAGCGGTGAAGTCTTACAAGTCCTATGACTTCTTCAGGCACGACAACAAGGAAGCCATGGAAATCCGCAA GCGATGTGCCTTGGTGGCTCTACAAGACGTGAAGGCATATCTCTTGGAGGAGTGTGGGCAAATAGCT GTGTTTGATGCGACCAACACCACTCGAGAAAGACGGGACCTGATACTAAGTTTTgctaaagaaaatgctttcaag GTGTTTTTTGTGGAGTCCGTCTGTGACGATCCAGAAGTCATTGCTGCCAATATCCTG GAGGTGAAGGTTTCCAGCCCTGACTACCCAGAGAGAAACAGGGAGAACGTGATGGATGATTTCCTGAAGAGGATAGAGTGCTACAAGGTCACTTACCAGCCTCTGGATCCTGATGCCTATGACAA AGATCTTTCCTTCATTAAAGTGATCAATGTGGGACAGCGGTTCCTAGTAAACAGAGTCCAAGATTACATCCAGAGTAAAATCGTCTATTACCTAATGAACATTCATGTCCAGCCGCGTACCATCTACCTTTGCCGACATGGTGAGAGTGAATATAATCTTGTTGGCAAGATTGGTGGGGATTCTGGTCTGTCACCTCGTGGCAAGCAG TTTGCTCAGGCGCTGAAGAAGTTCATTGAAGAGCAGGAAATCGTTGACCTGAAGGTGTGGACGAGCCAGCTGAAAAGGACGATCCAGACGGCCGAGTCCCTGGGGGTCATGTACGAGCAGTGGAAGATTCTCAACGAGATCGATGCT GGGGTATGTGAAGAAATGACCTATGGAGAAATTGAAGTCAAGTATCCAGATGAGTTTGCATTGAGAGATCAGGAGAAATACCTTTATCGCTATCCTGGAGGCGAG tcctACCAGGACTTGGTCCAGCGCCTGGAGCCGGTAATTATGGAGCTGGAAAGACAAGGCAACGTCCTCGTCATCTCCCACCAGGCGGTTATGAGGTGCCTGTTGGCTTATTTTCTTGACAAGAGTGCAG ATGAGCTGCCCTACCTGCGATGCCCTCTCCATACCATTCTGAAGCTCACACCTGTGGCATATG GCTGTAAAGTGGAGACAATCACCCTGAACGTGGAAGCAGTGAACACCCACCGTGACAAACCCTGTCTGAACTCA AACAAGCTTCCTGCCGGCCAAAGCCCTGTCAGGATGAGAAGGAACAGCTTTACGCCGCGGGCCAGCGCGGACACGGTAAAGCGCCCGCGCCATTACAGCGTTGGGAGCAAACCTCTCGACCTCGTGGGGCCTTTCCCATCCTTGGAAGCTCGAGATGGGGCcgaccagcagcagctgcaagtTGAGGTCCAGGTGGTACCTTCTCTGTGTTTCCCTTCCCCACCATCACCCGCAGCTGTCAGTGGTTCTGTCTGGAATGCAGCCCATTCCCAGGGTCTTGGTTTCCGTGTAAGAATCCTCCTGGATTAG